Proteins from one Gilliamella sp. ESL0443 genomic window:
- a CDS encoding PTS sugar transporter subunit IIA, with amino-acid sequence MIGVLLVSHGKMAEGIKDSVSMIVGEQDKFESLSLNPGQDIEQLKDNLFDCSKSLDSGQGVLIFVDLLGASPYNASMRCLPEWEKLGMNVRVITGMNLPMVINAVCNRDSLSLLDLAKECVETGHENIQEAISNMANFSQSQNEDDY; translated from the coding sequence ATGATAGGTGTTTTATTAGTTAGTCATGGCAAAATGGCTGAAGGGATTAAAGATAGTGTATCAATGATTGTTGGAGAACAAGATAAATTTGAATCACTATCACTCAATCCAGGACAAGATATTGAACAATTAAAAGATAATTTATTTGATTGTTCAAAATCTCTAGACTCAGGGCAAGGTGTCTTAATTTTTGTTGATTTATTGGGTGCCTCGCCTTATAACGCATCAATGCGATGTTTGCCAGAATGGGAAAAATTAGGTATGAATGTCCGCGTCATTACCGGTATGAACTTGCCAATGGTAATTAATGCTGTATGTAATAGAGATTCATTATCACTACTTGATTTGGCAAAAGAGTGTGTTGAAACTGGACATGAGAATATCCAAGAAGCGATTAGCAATATGGCTAATTTCTCCCAATCTCAAAATGAAGATGATTATTGA
- a CDS encoding PTS sugar transporter subunit IIB — MGKVVLARVDSRLIHGQVATNVSKAAGANALFVADDYSANDEFTKNIILGAGASTGHKIRVLKEDGAVRYWNDRQYDDFNVILITKNIEVMYKIIKAGVPITNLNIGGLPLVPGATSIIKEVSINKEQLDLLIDLQNSFPNMDIYFQATPSLKKVTLNEAIKMFE; from the coding sequence ATGGGAAAAGTAGTGTTAGCGCGTGTAGATAGCCGCCTTATTCATGGTCAAGTTGCAACTAATGTCTCTAAAGCAGCTGGAGCAAATGCGTTATTTGTAGCCGATGATTACTCAGCAAATGATGAATTTACTAAAAATATTATATTAGGTGCTGGGGCAAGTACAGGACACAAAATAAGAGTATTAAAAGAAGATGGCGCGGTAAGATATTGGAATGATCGCCAGTATGATGATTTTAATGTTATTTTGATAACAAAAAATATAGAAGTTATGTATAAAATCATTAAAGCGGGTGTGCCAATAACTAATCTTAACATTGGAGGTTTACCGCTAGTACCTGGAGCAACTTCAATAATTAAAGAAGTATCGATTAATAAAGAACAACTTGATTTACTAATCGATTTACAAAACAGCTTCCCTAATATGGATATCTATTTTCAAGCGACGCCTTCGTTGAAAAAAGTCACATTAAACGAAGCGATTAAGATGTTTGAATAA
- a CDS encoding PTS system mannose/fructose/sorbose family transporter subunit IID, whose translation MTEIVQESIDLKPEAITKKDITIAWLRWYYANEIPHSFDRYLAASLMWGLMPILKKLYKSKSELSAAYQRHLLFFNTQLTWGGGTISGIMASLEAVRADEVYQKKPISIDNDVLYNTKAGLMGALAGIGDAIDSGTVQYIFIAIALPWAQEGLAIGALFPFIAFVIYQLFVGYYFAQLGFKLGRNAATEVVGNKMQMVIEGLSILGLFMMGILAANYIKVSSSLKFNLSGKEFVIQDTLDKILPGVLPLMVVMGLYFYFSKKGLKVTQALVGLTIILGVLAAIGIL comes from the coding sequence ATGACTGAAATCGTACAAGAAAGTATTGATCTCAAACCAGAAGCAATAACTAAAAAAGATATCACTATTGCATGGTTACGTTGGTATTATGCAAATGAAATCCCACACTCATTTGACCGCTATCTAGCCGCTTCTTTAATGTGGGGATTGATGCCAATTCTCAAAAAATTATATAAATCAAAAAGTGAGCTTTCTGCCGCTTATCAAAGGCACTTATTGTTCTTTAACACTCAATTAACCTGGGGTGGGGGAACAATTTCAGGAATTATGGCGTCACTAGAAGCTGTAAGAGCAGATGAAGTTTATCAAAAGAAACCGATCAGCATTGATAACGACGTTCTCTATAATACAAAAGCTGGTTTAATGGGGGCTTTAGCCGGAATAGGTGACGCAATCGACTCTGGAACAGTGCAATATATCTTTATTGCAATTGCGCTTCCTTGGGCTCAAGAAGGCCTAGCAATTGGTGCTTTATTTCCTTTCATTGCATTTGTTATCTATCAACTTTTTGTTGGGTACTATTTTGCTCAGTTAGGATTCAAATTGGGTAGAAATGCAGCTACTGAAGTTGTTGGTAATAAAATGCAAATGGTCATTGAGGGCTTATCCATTCTAGGTCTATTCATGATGGGTATTTTAGCTGCCAACTACATAAAAGTATCATCAAGTTTGAAATTCAATTTATCCGGTAAAGAATTTGTCATCCAAGATACGTTGGATAAAATCCTACCGGGTGTATTGCCTCTTATGGTCGTGATGGGATTATATTTCTATTTTTCTAAGAAAGGGTTAAAAGTAACTCAAGCATTAGTTGGATTAACCATAATACTTGGTGTATTAGCAGCCATTGGAATTTTATAA
- a CDS encoding PTS sugar transporter subunit IIC: protein MHVTFLQATIISIWVAMVMSRGLGGATLTLRFSPMMTGLIVGIVFNDISNAMIITAAIQLIYMGVFSPGGQMPSEPAIATAVAVPVALLGDMQPAAAVAVAVPVGLLGSYLYQLRFFLNTMIMKLTERYADEANSSGLTLSIIILPIICSVALFLPFMFVALYFGAPIIADIIKSNAGGLVFHILNVIGGGLAAVGIALTIYVIGKKNYIIFFLLAYFMAVIAKPLNITMVTYAIVGAIVAFIFVLAKNEAVNSAAEQPRSNSNNQVDDDDY, encoded by the coding sequence ATGCATGTAACGTTTCTTCAAGCAACCATTATTTCAATATGGGTTGCAATGGTAATGTCTCGGGGGCTGGGTGGAGCAACATTAACACTCAGATTCTCACCGATGATGACGGGGTTAATTGTTGGAATAGTCTTTAATGATATTTCAAACGCGATGATAATAACCGCAGCAATACAGTTAATTTATATGGGTGTGTTTTCTCCTGGCGGACAAATGCCATCAGAACCCGCAATTGCAACAGCTGTCGCTGTACCTGTCGCATTACTCGGCGATATGCAACCAGCAGCAGCGGTGGCGGTAGCCGTACCTGTTGGTTTGTTAGGATCGTATTTATACCAATTAAGATTTTTCCTCAATACAATGATTATGAAATTAACTGAACGATATGCTGACGAAGCTAACAGTTCGGGATTAACTTTATCAATTATTATCTTACCAATCATTTGTAGTGTCGCACTCTTTTTACCATTTATGTTTGTCGCACTCTATTTTGGTGCGCCAATAATTGCAGATATCATTAAATCTAATGCTGGTGGACTTGTTTTCCATATTCTTAATGTAATTGGTGGTGGTCTTGCAGCAGTAGGTATTGCTCTGACTATTTATGTTATCGGTAAGAAAAATTACATCATTTTCTTCTTATTAGCTTACTTCATGGCCGTAATTGCAAAACCACTGAATATCACAATGGTTACCTACGCAATTGTCGGCGCTATTGTTGCGTTTATCTTTGTCCTTGCAAAGAATGAAGCGGTTAATTCTGCGGCTGAGCAACCTAGAAGTAATTCAAATAATCAAGTAGATGATGACGATTATTAA
- a CDS encoding D-isomer specific 2-hydroxyacid dehydrogenase family protein, with translation MDNYKIAIINSSSFGKYFPDHLKQLEKIGEVKHFTFDNDIPGKELAKALEGFNIFIASVRPFFNKDFFDNKKDPLFLISRHGIGFNNVDVVAAREHGTIVTIVPPLVERDAVAENAVTNLLALIRQTVQSQAAVKSNDWKKRASFLGINVTGKVVGVIGCGNIGSRVAEIFKHGFNARLLVVDPNVNKQWANQHNIEIVDLEYLLKHADIISLNASLNETSYHILKDHQFSLMKKGVYITNTARAELIDENALLHALNEGIVAGHATDVMYVEPSYNDNPLVQHPKVLVTPHTSAYAIECLQGMGEKCVQDVEKFVNKQELQSIVS, from the coding sequence GTGGATAATTATAAAATTGCGATAATTAACTCAAGTAGTTTTGGAAAGTATTTTCCAGATCATTTAAAACAATTAGAAAAAATTGGCGAAGTAAAGCATTTTACTTTTGATAATGACATACCAGGGAAGGAATTAGCAAAGGCTTTAGAAGGTTTTAATATTTTTATTGCTAGTGTTAGACCTTTTTTTAACAAAGATTTTTTTGATAATAAAAAAGACCCTTTGTTTTTAATTTCTCGTCATGGAATAGGTTTTAATAATGTTGATGTTGTTGCTGCAAGGGAACATGGAACAATTGTAACTATTGTACCCCCTCTAGTGGAGCGAGATGCTGTAGCCGAAAATGCAGTGACTAATTTACTTGCATTAATTAGGCAAACAGTTCAGTCACAAGCTGCAGTGAAATCAAATGATTGGAAAAAAAGAGCCTCTTTTTTGGGTATCAATGTTACGGGTAAAGTTGTTGGCGTTATTGGTTGTGGGAATATTGGAAGCCGTGTGGCAGAAATTTTTAAACACGGTTTTAATGCGCGCTTACTTGTTGTAGATCCAAACGTAAATAAGCAATGGGCTAATCAACATAATATTGAAATTGTTGATTTAGAGTATTTACTAAAACATGCGGATATCATTTCTCTAAATGCTTCATTAAATGAAACTAGTTATCATATCTTAAAAGATCACCAATTTTCTTTAATGAAAAAAGGCGTTTACATCACCAATACTGCTCGAGCTGAACTAATTGATGAAAATGCACTATTACATGCATTGAATGAGGGTATTGTTGCGGGTCATGCTACTGACGTAATGTATGTCGAGCCTTCATATAACGACAATCCTCTAGTTCAGCATCCAAAAGTTCTTGTTACTCCACATACATCAGCTTATGCCATTGAGTGTTTGCAGGGTATGGGTGAGAAATGTGTCCAAGATGTAGAGAAATTTGTCAATAAGCAAGAATTACAATCAATTGTTTCATAA
- the asnB gene encoding asparagine synthase B has product MCSILGILDIKSDPEQLRTKALELSSLQRHRGPDWSGIFASDKAILAHERLSIVDVNTGSQPLYNKDKTLVLAVNGEIYNHQELRNQYKDRYEFQTGSDCEVILALYQEKGIHCLDDLQGMFAFILYDINKGTYFIGRDHIGIIPMYMGHDENGTFYVASEMKALVPVCKTIEAFPPGSYLSSTEGEIKTYYKRDWMEYDNVKDNKTDINELRVALEESVKSHLMSDVPYGVLLSGGLDSSVISAITKKFSARRVEDHEKSEAWWPQLHSFAVGLKGAPDLKAAQAVADHLGTVHHEINFTIQEGIDAIRDVIYFIETYDVTTIRASTPMYLMARKIKAMGIKMVLSGEGADEVFGGYLYFHKAPNAKEFHEETVRKLAALHMYDCARANKAMAAWGVEARVPFLDKKFLDVAMRINPKDKMCGSNGKMEKHIVREAFESYLPASVVWRQKEQFSDGVGYSWIDTLKEIAESKITDQQLENAKFRFPYNTPTSKEAYMYREIFDELFPVESAAHCVPGGPTVACSTAKAIEWDESFKNLNDPSGRAAVGVHNDAYKK; this is encoded by the coding sequence ATGTGTTCGATTTTAGGTATTCTTGATATTAAATCAGATCCGGAACAGCTACGAACAAAAGCATTAGAGCTATCAAGCCTGCAACGTCATCGTGGCCCTGATTGGTCTGGTATTTTTGCTTCTGATAAAGCGATTTTAGCTCATGAACGTCTATCAATTGTAGATGTTAATACTGGATCTCAACCGCTTTATAATAAAGATAAAACATTAGTTTTAGCGGTTAATGGCGAAATTTATAATCATCAAGAACTCCGAAATCAGTACAAAGATCGTTATGAATTCCAAACAGGCTCTGACTGTGAAGTGATCTTAGCTTTATATCAAGAAAAAGGTATACACTGTCTTGATGACTTACAAGGCATGTTTGCGTTTATTCTTTATGATATTAATAAAGGCACCTATTTTATTGGTCGTGATCATATCGGTATCATTCCGATGTATATGGGACATGATGAAAACGGCACTTTTTACGTTGCGTCTGAAATGAAAGCATTGGTTCCGGTTTGTAAAACGATTGAGGCTTTTCCTCCTGGAAGTTACTTATCAAGTACAGAAGGTGAAATTAAAACCTATTACAAACGTGATTGGATGGAATATGATAACGTCAAAGATAATAAGACAGATATCAATGAACTTCGTGTTGCACTAGAAGAGTCTGTAAAAAGTCATCTTATGTCAGATGTTCCTTATGGCGTTTTATTATCTGGTGGACTTGATTCTTCTGTTATTTCAGCAATTACTAAAAAGTTTTCTGCTCGTCGCGTTGAAGATCATGAAAAATCAGAAGCATGGTGGCCACAATTGCACTCATTCGCGGTTGGTTTAAAAGGTGCCCCAGATCTTAAGGCTGCACAAGCAGTTGCTGATCATCTAGGTACTGTTCACCACGAAATTAACTTCACCATTCAAGAAGGTATTGATGCAATCCGTGATGTTATTTATTTTATCGAAACGTATGATGTAACAACGATTCGTGCCTCAACCCCAATGTATTTAATGGCAAGAAAAATTAAAGCAATGGGTATCAAAATGGTCCTATCAGGTGAAGGTGCTGATGAAGTATTTGGTGGTTACCTCTATTTCCACAAAGCGCCAAATGCCAAAGAGTTTCATGAAGAAACTGTCCGAAAATTAGCCGCGTTACACATGTACGATTGTGCACGTGCTAATAAAGCAATGGCTGCATGGGGCGTTGAAGCGCGTGTACCTTTCTTGGATAAAAAATTCTTAGATGTGGCAATGCGTATTAATCCGAAAGATAAAATGTGTGGTAGTAACGGTAAAATGGAAAAACACATTGTTCGTGAAGCATTTGAATCTTACTTACCAGCATCAGTGGTATGGCGTCAAAAAGAACAATTCTCTGACGGTGTAGGCTACAGTTGGATCGATACCTTAAAAGAAATTGCTGAAAGCAAAATTACGGATCAACAGCTAGAAAATGCAAAATTCCGTTTCCCATACAATACGCCAACATCAAAAGAAGCGTATATGTATCGTGAGATTTTTGACGAATTATTCCCTGTTGAAAGTGCTGCACATTGTGTACCAGGTGGCCCAACCGTTGCTTGTTCAACTGCAAAAGCGATTGAATGGGATGAATCATTTAAAAATCTAAATGATCCGTCAGGCCGTGCAGCAGTTGGTGTACATAATGATGCTTATAAAAAATAG
- a CDS encoding YdbL family protein has product MNIYKKATVALLSILLALPVFALNLDQAINSLPQAKANGLVGEQTDGYLGVVKNEGNASEIAQLINQARKQEYQKVSAESNVPLVEVQNKAGSKAQEKTPAGQYIKQQGQWIKK; this is encoded by the coding sequence ATGAATATTTATAAAAAAGCAACAGTAGCATTATTATCAATCCTATTAGCTTTGCCTGTTTTTGCTTTAAATTTAGATCAAGCGATTAATTCACTACCTCAAGCAAAAGCTAATGGTCTAGTGGGAGAACAAACCGATGGTTATTTAGGCGTTGTAAAAAATGAAGGTAATGCAAGCGAAATTGCCCAATTAATTAATCAGGCTCGTAAACAAGAGTACCAAAAAGTATCAGCTGAAAGTAACGTGCCACTAGTTGAAGTTCAAAACAAAGCAGGAAGTAAAGCTCAAGAAAAAACGCCTGCTGGTCAATACATCAAACAGCAAGGGCAGTGGATAAAAAAATAA
- a CDS encoding YnbE family lipoprotein, with the protein MIKTIITIIVCSAVLMGCTPTVKVQAPNEPININLNVKIDHEINIKVDKALDNIINKSGLY; encoded by the coding sequence ATGATTAAAACTATTATTACAATTATAGTGTGTAGTGCTGTACTAATGGGTTGTACGCCAACGGTTAAAGTGCAAGCACCAAATGAACCAATTAATATCAATTTGAACGTTAAGATTGATCACGAAATTAATATCAAAGTGGACAAAGCGCTAGATAATATTATTAATAAATCAGGTTTATATTAA
- a CDS encoding YdbH domain-containing protein has translation MARLKKRYWIPSLILLIIVILSLYGWRYWLSFKDEHNLSIDWQGIDIGLGGLSFDELTISQQPQLSLKASNVKLSLSTFTAKSIDIYWSDSTDKSGLPKVTDTQELNQSSPNSSTVSTIIYWLPNNINVDSLTFYQQKKELVNLKVQATKEQNTIQLNLSSNNQHTLTANLSFDQLNSCFEIKEGVLTTSLNQFGIEKGNLTLPFTGVLTSDKVILKSSDNALFNIEKAKFSDDLIVKLLVGKLTFEVTIPISLESKQINAKSTLTINKFDGIFKATEFKSAVGNIDISFNNNQFTISTPALTIQQVNIGVNFEKIRLAGSYSASLNAPSKGLVKWTKAQAAIFSGSVFLDQGQLNLAKLPQQFNLRLKKIQLKDILAKYPADGLAGDGAIDGTLPITLLPSSKKGTAFNEVVIKNGQLVTVNEGYLQFENTALKNYAQANPNMKILTDIIKNFHYTKLSGMVSYQNEIAKLGLNIQGNNRDVENGKAVNLNINLEENIAKLLISLQLSDQINEPIRKRIEAYLKRKS, from the coding sequence ATGGCTCGCTTAAAAAAACGTTATTGGATTCCATCTCTTATATTACTCATAATAGTGATATTAAGCTTATATGGTTGGCGATATTGGTTATCATTCAAGGATGAACATAATCTTTCTATAGATTGGCAAGGTATTGATATCGGTCTCGGCGGATTATCTTTTGATGAACTAACTATTTCACAACAGCCACAATTATCGTTAAAAGCGAGCAATGTCAAACTGTCGTTGTCAACCTTTACGGCAAAAAGTATTGATATTTACTGGTCCGATTCAACTGATAAATCAGGCTTGCCAAAGGTGACAGATACACAAGAGCTCAATCAATCTTCTCCTAACTCTTCCACTGTATCGACTATCATTTATTGGCTTCCAAATAATATCAATGTCGACTCTTTAACATTTTATCAACAGAAAAAAGAGTTAGTTAACCTGAAGGTTCAGGCCACTAAAGAGCAAAATACAATACAACTTAATCTATCAAGTAATAATCAACACACATTAACTGCTAACCTTTCGTTTGATCAGTTAAATTCTTGCTTCGAAATCAAAGAGGGGGTCTTGACGACTTCCTTGAATCAATTTGGAATAGAAAAAGGTAATCTGACTTTACCATTTACAGGGGTTTTAACTAGCGATAAAGTTATTTTAAAGAGTTCAGACAACGCTTTATTTAATATTGAAAAAGCGAAATTTTCAGATGACTTAATTGTTAAACTATTAGTAGGGAAGCTGACCTTTGAAGTAACAATACCTATTTCGCTTGAATCGAAACAAATTAATGCAAAATCAACATTAACAATTAATAAATTTGATGGCATATTTAAAGCGACTGAATTTAAATCCGCAGTTGGCAACATCGATATTTCATTTAATAACAATCAATTTACTATTTCAACGCCCGCATTAACTATTCAACAAGTTAATATTGGTGTTAATTTCGAGAAGATTAGATTAGCAGGTAGTTATTCAGCATCGCTAAATGCTCCGAGTAAAGGGTTAGTGAAATGGACGAAAGCGCAAGCCGCTATTTTTTCTGGCTCAGTTTTTCTTGATCAGGGACAATTGAATTTAGCTAAATTACCCCAACAATTTAATTTAAGGCTAAAAAAGATACAATTGAAAGATATCTTGGCTAAATATCCTGCTGATGGTTTAGCTGGAGATGGGGCAATTGATGGCACGTTGCCAATAACATTATTACCGTCCAGTAAAAAAGGGACAGCTTTTAATGAAGTCGTCATAAAAAACGGCCAGTTAGTTACGGTTAATGAAGGATATTTACAGTTTGAAAATACAGCACTGAAAAATTATGCCCAAGCTAACCCGAATATGAAAATTCTCACTGATATAATCAAAAATTTTCATTATACTAAGTTGTCGGGTATGGTGAGTTATCAAAATGAAATTGCTAAATTAGGACTAAATATTCAAGGTAATAACCGTGATGTTGAAAATGGTAAAGCGGTGAATTTGAATATAAATCTTGAAGAGAATATTGCAAAACTATTAATAAGTTTACAACTTTCCGATCAAATTAACGAACCTATTCGCAAACGTATTGAAGCGTATTTAAAAAGGAAATCTTGA
- the gltX gene encoding glutamate--tRNA ligase: MKIKTRFAPSPTGYLHVGGARTALYSWLYTRHAHGAFVLRIEDTDLERSTPEAIDAIMEGMNWLKLSWDEGPYFQTKRFDRYNQVIDEMLANKTAYRCYCSKERLEKLREEQMAKGEKARYDGHCRCDEVQKQHSHTEPHVVRFANPVDGVVVFNDLIRGPIEIANKELDDLIIRRTDGSPTYNFCVVVDDWDMEITHVIRGEDHINNTPRQINILKALGAPLPEYGHVSMILGDDGQKLSKRHGAVSVMQYRDDGYLPEALLNYLVRLGWSHGDQEIFSVPEMIDFFSLDAVSKSASAFNTEKLLWLNHHYINHLDADYVAQHLVWHMNQQGYDLTQGPDLITIVKLFGERCKTLKEMAESCTYCYQDFDEFDADAAKKNLRPVAKEPLELIKAKIAAISDFDWQIDKIHHAIEATATELEVGMGKVGMPLRVAVTGIGQSPSVDVTVYAVGKKRTLARIDKALAYIANREQA; the protein is encoded by the coding sequence ATGAAAATTAAAACCCGTTTTGCACCAAGCCCAACTGGCTACTTACATGTTGGTGGTGCACGTACTGCGCTTTATTCTTGGCTATATACCCGCCATGCGCATGGCGCCTTTGTATTGCGTATTGAAGATACCGACCTTGAACGTTCAACACCAGAAGCGATTGATGCGATTATGGAAGGTATGAATTGGTTAAAATTATCATGGGATGAGGGCCCATATTTCCAAACTAAACGTTTTGATCGTTATAATCAAGTTATTGACGAAATGTTAGCCAATAAAACGGCTTATCGTTGTTATTGCTCAAAAGAGCGCTTAGAAAAATTGCGCGAAGAGCAAATGGCGAAAGGTGAAAAAGCCCGATATGACGGTCATTGTCGTTGTGATGAAGTGCAAAAACAGCATTCACACACTGAGCCACATGTTGTCCGCTTTGCTAACCCGGTAGATGGCGTAGTTGTTTTCAATGATCTGATACGTGGTCCAATTGAAATTGCCAATAAAGAGCTTGATGATTTAATCATACGCCGTACTGATGGTTCTCCAACTTATAACTTTTGCGTCGTTGTTGATGATTGGGATATGGAAATTACCCATGTTATTCGTGGTGAAGATCATATTAATAATACGCCTCGCCAAATTAATATTTTAAAAGCACTAGGCGCACCATTACCTGAATATGGTCATGTATCAATGATTTTAGGTGACGATGGACAAAAACTCTCTAAACGTCATGGTGCAGTGAGTGTGATGCAATACCGTGATGATGGTTATCTGCCAGAAGCCTTACTTAACTATTTAGTTCGTCTAGGCTGGTCTCATGGCGATCAAGAGATATTTTCTGTACCAGAAATGATTGATTTCTTTTCATTAGATGCAGTAAGTAAATCTGCCAGTGCATTTAATACTGAAAAATTACTTTGGTTAAATCATCATTATATTAACCATTTAGATGCTGATTATGTTGCACAGCATTTAGTTTGGCATATGAATCAGCAAGGTTATGATTTAACACAAGGTCCTGATTTAATTACTATAGTGAAACTATTTGGTGAACGTTGTAAAACATTGAAAGAAATGGCTGAGTCATGTACTTATTGCTATCAAGATTTTGATGAGTTTGATGCTGATGCAGCTAAAAAAAATTTACGACCTGTTGCAAAAGAACCTTTAGAGCTAATCAAAGCTAAAATTGCAGCAATTTCAGATTTTGATTGGCAAATTGATAAAATTCATCATGCTATTGAGGCAACAGCCACCGAGCTTGAAGTCGGGATGGGTAAAGTAGGTATGCCACTTCGTGTTGCAGTGACGGGAATTGGGCAATCGCCTTCTGTTGACGTAACTGTTTATGCTGTTGGTAAAAAACGTACATTAGCAAGAATTGACAAGGCATTGGCTTATATTGCTAACAGAGAACAAGCATAA